The Streptomyces sp. NBC_00162 sequence GCCCAGCCAGTCGAGCGAGACCTACCGGGGCCCCAAGGCTGCCTCCGAGCCCGAGACCGTCGCGCTCGACGCCTTCGAGAAGCGCATCGGCTTCGAGTACGCCATTAACTACCACTCCGCCGCCGAGCTGCTGCTCTACGGCGTGGGCTGGCAGGTCGCCACCCCCACCCCGGACGACGTCGCCTACAAGGCGCTCGCGGGCACCCCGGAGAACCCCGCGGTCCCGGGCTACTACCCGCAGGTGTCCTCCGAGCTCTACACCACCAACGGCGAGGCCGACGGCCACGCCGCCAACGTCAACGGCGTCATGATGTTCACGCCGGAGATGACCACCTGCCAGACGGCCTCCGCGAGCGACCCGAACGACCGGTGGAAGCCCGAGGACTGCGCCTCCGGCTTCAACTTCCCGGACGACGAGAAGCTCATCCAGGCGGAGTTCGCCAAGAACGTCCCCTTCGCCCTGTCGGTCGGCGAGAGCGCCGCGCACCCGGACCGCCCGGAGTCCGTCGTCGGCCTGAGCGCCGCGGACTTCACCCTGGACCCCTTCACCACCTCCTACGTGGCCCGCGGCGAGGACCAGACGGTCGCCGTCACGGCCCGCAAGGCGCTGAAGGACAAGGAGCTCAACTTCCGGATCAACGGCGGCCGTACGCACGACGAGGACCTCAAGGCCTGGAAGGGCGGCGACGTCTACGGCGGCGAGGACAACAACTGGTTCGACGAGTACCGGGCCAAGGTGGACGGCGCGAAGCCCGGCGACAAGGTCGAGGTCTGGTTCACCGGCCGCGACCGCTCCGGCAAGCAGGTCTCCAGCGAGCACTTCACGTACACGGTGGCCGAGCGGCCGCGCGCGGACGTGCTGGTGATCGCGGAGGAGGGCGCCAAGGCCCAGCACGCCCAGAGCTACGTCGACGCCCTGCGCGCCAACGGCCGCTCCGCGGCGGTCTGGGACGTCGCCACCCAGGGGGCGCCGCACCACCTCGGGGTGCTCGCCCACTTCCGTACGGCCGTCCACTACACCGGGGCCAAGACCCCGGGAGGTGACACCCAGCTGGCGGTCCGCGACTTCCTGAACGAGGGCGGCAAGCTGATCGAGGCCGGTGAGCTGGCGGGCGGCAACGCCCAGGTCGGCCGCGCCGTGACCAACGACTTCAGCCAGTACTGGCTCGGCGCTTACGGCCGCACGAGCGTCAGCGGCGCCACCGGCTTCACCGGCGCCGGAGTCCTGAACGGGGCCAAGGGCGCGCTCGGCGACGCCGCGGGCAACCCGCTGAACGCCCCCGGCTCCTACACGGTCACCTCCGACACCCTGGCCCCCGCGCAGTTCCCGCAGTTCAAGAGCGCGCAGGCCGGTCAGTTCGGCGGGGTCGTCAACCCGTACGCCCCCTACGCCGGCAGCTGGATGGCCTCGGCCCTCCACGAGGACGACGACTGGAAGCGGCTGACCCGCACGATCGACCTCACCAAGGTCTCCGCCGCGGACAAGCCGCAGCTGAAGCTCGCGATGAGCTGGAACGTCGAGGAGGGCTACGACCACGCCGCGCTGGAGGCCCGTACGGCCGGCGGGGACGACTGGACCACCCTCCCGGACGCGGGCGGCCTGAGCAGCACCACCGTTCCCGAGGAGTGCGGGGCGGGGTTCTTCGTGAACGGCCACCCCTTCCTGCGCCACTACCTCACCCTTGAGGGCGGCAGCTGCACCCCGCAGGGCACCAGCGGGAAGTGGAACAGCTTCACGGCCTCCTCCGGCGGCTGGAAGCAGGTCTCCTTCGACTTGAGCGCCTACGCGGGCAAGTCCGTCGAGGTCTCGCTCTCCTACATCACCGACGGCGGCTCGGGCGGTCGCGGCGTCTTCGCGGACGAGGCACGCCTGAACGTCGGCGGCACGGACCAGCCCGTCGAGGGCTTCGAGACCTCGCTCGGCGACTGGACGGCCCAGGGCGCACCTGCCGGAAGCCCTGAGGTTCCCGGAGACTGGTCCCGGTCGGGAGAGCTGTTCAAGTCCTATGCAGCGGTGACTACGCGTGACACCGTTCTTCTGGGCTTCGGCCTCGAGCACGTACCGGCGGCGGCTGATCGAGCCGTACTCGTCGGTAAGGCACTGCGGGCGCTGAATCGTTGATCAGCAGCCCTCCCGGGGCTCACTCTGAGTGACGGGGAGAAAGTCCCCGAGGTCCCGTACCGGAACAGCCGGTACGGGGCCTCGGCGCGGGTCCCCCACCAAGTAGGGGGAGTGTCAGGCTCCGGCCGATGTCACTCAAAAGCTCACGGAGAGGTAGGGTCGTAAGCGGTCGGGGACATCCCATACAGCTCGCCGGCGCACTTACCGGCGCACCAACGAGGAGATCGGTTCGTGACGATCCGCGTAGGCATCAACGGTTTTGGCCGAATTGGCCGCAACTACTTCCGGGCGCTCCTTGAGCAGGGAGCGGACATCGAGATCGTCGGTGTCAACGACCTGACTGACAACGCCACTCTGGTGCACCTGCTCAAGTACGACACCATTCTGGGCCGCCTCAAGGCCGAGGTCTCCCACACCGACGACAGCATCACCGTCGCCGGCAACACCTTCAAGACCTTCGCCGAGCGCGACCCCGCGAACCTCCCCTGGGGTGAGCTGGGCGCCGACATCGTCATCGAGTCGACCGGCATCTTCACGAAGAAGGCCGACGCCGCCAAGCACATCGCCGCGGGCGCGAAGAAGGTCCTCATCTCGGCTCCGGCCAAGGACGAGGACATCACGATCGTGATGGGCGTCAACCAGGACAAGTACGACGCGGCCAACCACCACGTCATCTCCAACGCCTCCTGCACCACCAACTGCGTGGCGCCGATGGCCAAGGTCCTCCTGGAGAACTTCGGCATCGTCAAGGGCATGATGACGACGGTCCACGCCTACACGAACGACCAGCGCATCCTGGACTTCCCGCACTCGGACCTGCGCCGCGCCCGCGCCGCCGCCGAGAACATCATCCCGACCACCACCGGTGCCGCCAAGGCCACCGCGCTGGTGATCCCGGAGCTGGCGGGCAAGCTCGACGGCATCGCGATGCGCGTCCCGGTCCCGACCGGCTCCGTGACCGACCTGGTCATCGAGCTCGAGCGCGAGGTCACCAAGGACGAGGTCAACTCCGCGTTCCAGAAGGCCGCCGAGGGCCAGCTGAAGGGCATCCTCGACTACACCGAGGACGCGATCGTCTCTTCCGACATCGTGAACTGGCCCGCGTCCTGCACCTTCGACTCCTCCCTGACCATGGTCCAGGGCAAGAGCGTCAAGATCGTCGGCTGGTACGACAACGAGTGGGGCTACTCCAACCGTCTCGTGGACCTCACGGTCTTCGTCGGTGGCCAGCTCTAAGGTCACCCGGTTCTAAGGTAGGCACCACGATGTGAGCACAGGGTCCGGGCTGCGCGACGAAGCGCCGCACGGGCCCTGTTGCTTGTCTCGTTCTCCCTTCCTCGCCCTTCGCGAGAAGGGCTCAAAGGAGTAGAAACACATGAAGACGATCGACGAACTGCTCGCCGAGGGCGTCAAGGGCAAGCGGGTCTTCGTCCGCGCCGACCTCAACGTCCCGCTGGCCCAGGGCAGCATCACCGACGACGGCCGCATCCGCGCCGTCCAGCCCACGATCGCGAAGCTCGCCGCCTCCGGCGCCCGCGTCATCGTGGCCTCGCACCTGGGCCGCCCCAAGGGTGCCCCGGACCCGGCCTTCTCGCTCGCCCCGGCCGCCAAGCGCCTCGGCGAACTGCTCGGTGCGGACGTCGCGTTCGCCACCGACACCGTCGGCGACTCCGCAAAGGCGACCGTCGCGGCCCTCACCGACGGCCAGGTGGCCGTCATCGAGAACCTGCGCTTCAACCCCGGCGAGACCGCGAAGGACGACGCCGAGCGCGGCGCCTTCGCCGACCAGCTCGCGGAGCTCGCCGATGTGTACGTCGGTGACGGCTTCGGCGCCGTCCACCGCAAGCACGCCTCGGTCTTCGACCTCCCCGCGCGCCTCCCGCACGCGGCCGGCTACCTCATCGCCACCGAGGTCGGCGTCCTGAAGAAGCTGACCGACGAGGTCAAGCGCCCGTACGTCGTCGTCCTCGGCGGCGCCAAGGTCTCCGACAAGCTCGCCGTCATCGACCAGCTGCTCGGCAAGGCCGACCGCATCCTCATCGGCGGCGGCATGGCGTACACCTTCCTCAAGGCCCTCGGCCACGAGGTCGGCATCTCCCTCCTCCAGGAGGACCAGATCCCGAAGGTCACGGAGTACATGGAGCGCGCCAAGGCCACCGGCGTCGAGCTGGTGCTCCCGGTCGACGTGCTGGTCTCCAAGGACTTCCCGGACCTCAAGGGCAAGACCCCGGCCGTCTTCGAGACCGTCGACGCGGACGGCATCCCGTCCGACAAGGAGGGCCTGGACATCGGCCCCAAGACGCGTGAGCTCTACGCGTCGAAGATCACCGATGCCGAGACCGTGTTCTGGAACGGCCCGGTCGGCGTCTTCGAGCACCCGGACTACGCGGGCGGCACCACCGCCATCGCGCAGGCCCTGGTCGACAGCAACGCCTTCACCGTCGTCGGCGGCGGCGACTCGGCCGCGGCCGTGCGTACGCTCGGCTTCGACGAGAAGGCCTTCGGCCACATTTCCACCGGTGGCGGCGCCTCCCTCGAATACCTCGAGGGCAAGACGCTCCCCGGCCTCGCCGCCCTGGAGGGCTGACACCACATGACCACCCGCACCCCGCTGATGGCGGGCAACTGGAAGATGAACCTCAACCACCTCGAGGCCATCGCCCACGCCCAGAAGCTCGCCTTCGCGCTCGCCGACAAGGACTACGACGCCGTCGAGGTCGCGGTCCTGCCGCCCTTCGTCGACCTCCGCTCGGTCCAGACCCTGGTCGAGGGCGACAAGCTGAAGATCAAGTACGGCGCCCAGGACATCTCCGCGCACGACTCCGGCGCCTACACCGGCGAGATCTCCGGCTCGATGCTGTCGAAGCTGAAGTGCACGTACGTGGCCGTCGGCCACAGTGAGCGCCGGCAGTACCACGGCGAGAGCGACGAGCTCTGCAACGCCAAGGTCAAGGCCGCCTACAAGCACGGGCTCACCCCGATCCTGTGCGTCGGCGAGGGCCTGGACGTCCGCAAGGCCGGCCAGCAGGTCCCGTACACGCTGAACCAGGTCGACGGCGGCCTCAAGGACATCCCGGCCGAGCAGGTCGAGTCCATCGTGATCGCGTACGAGCCCGTCTGGGCCATCGGAACCGGCGAGGTCGCCACCCCCGAGGACGCCCAGGAGGTCTGCGGGGCGATCCGCGGCCGTCTCGCGGAGCTGTACTCGCAGGAGCTGGCCGACAAGGTCCGCATCCAGTACGGCGGCTCGGTGAAGTCCGGGAACATCGCGGCGATCATGGCCCAGCCCGACGTCGACGGCGCCCTGATCGGCGGCGCGGCGCTGGACGTGGACGAGTTCGTCAAGATCGTCCGCTTCCGCGACCAGTAGGCACGGCGATGAGTATGCGGTAGGACGGATCCGTCGTACCCTTGCGGGGGCCAGGAGGCGCAACAGCAGCCACTGGCCCCCGCGCACATCCAGCACAGCCGGAATGCCAGAAAAGCCAGAAAGTAGGAATCAGCCGTGATTATGGGGTTCTCGATCGCCCTGATCGTCTTCAGCGGCCTGCTGATGCTGCTCGTGCTGATGCACAAGGGCAAGGGCGGCGGCCTTTCCGACATGTTCGGCGGCGGCATGCAGTCGTCGGTCGGCGGCTCCTCCGTCGCGGAGCGGAACCTGGACCGCATCACCGTCGTGGTCGGTCTGC is a genomic window containing:
- a CDS encoding M14 family metallopeptidase; this encodes MRHRARSILAVSALVFGTALAALPVSAQAQPGPDAASGADEVRVYDADITKEQVPLVLAAGQDAHELAERAPQSGTAKVELFLTGDQAKQLAAQGVKLAEREVPGEGLARAKAAGDGVFRPYSGKGGLQEEILRTAQENPALTKVVSIGKTVQGKDILALKVTKNAKKTKDGDKPAVLYMSNQHAREWITPEMTRRLMHHTVDNYGKDPRVTKLVDSTELWFLLSANPDGYDYTHAPDGERLWRKNMRDNNGDGKHTAVDGVDLNRNFAYKWGYDNEGSSPSQSSETYRGPKAASEPETVALDAFEKRIGFEYAINYHSAAELLLYGVGWQVATPTPDDVAYKALAGTPENPAVPGYYPQVSSELYTTNGEADGHAANVNGVMMFTPEMTTCQTASASDPNDRWKPEDCASGFNFPDDEKLIQAEFAKNVPFALSVGESAAHPDRPESVVGLSAADFTLDPFTTSYVARGEDQTVAVTARKALKDKELNFRINGGRTHDEDLKAWKGGDVYGGEDNNWFDEYRAKVDGAKPGDKVEVWFTGRDRSGKQVSSEHFTYTVAERPRADVLVIAEEGAKAQHAQSYVDALRANGRSAAVWDVATQGAPHHLGVLAHFRTAVHYTGAKTPGGDTQLAVRDFLNEGGKLIEAGELAGGNAQVGRAVTNDFSQYWLGAYGRTSVSGATGFTGAGVLNGAKGALGDAAGNPLNAPGSYTVTSDTLAPAQFPQFKSAQAGQFGGVVNPYAPYAGSWMASALHEDDDWKRLTRTIDLTKVSAADKPQLKLAMSWNVEEGYDHAALEARTAGGDDWTTLPDAGGLSSTTVPEECGAGFFVNGHPFLRHYLTLEGGSCTPQGTSGKWNSFTASSGGWKQVSFDLSAYAGKSVEVSLSYITDGGSGGRGVFADEARLNVGGTDQPVEGFETSLGDWTAQGAPAGSPEVPGDWSRSGELFKSYAAVTTRDTVLLGFGLEHVPAAADRAVLVGKALRALNR
- the gap gene encoding type I glyceraldehyde-3-phosphate dehydrogenase; this encodes MTIRVGINGFGRIGRNYFRALLEQGADIEIVGVNDLTDNATLVHLLKYDTILGRLKAEVSHTDDSITVAGNTFKTFAERDPANLPWGELGADIVIESTGIFTKKADAAKHIAAGAKKVLISAPAKDEDITIVMGVNQDKYDAANHHVISNASCTTNCVAPMAKVLLENFGIVKGMMTTVHAYTNDQRILDFPHSDLRRARAAAENIIPTTTGAAKATALVIPELAGKLDGIAMRVPVPTGSVTDLVIELEREVTKDEVNSAFQKAAEGQLKGILDYTEDAIVSSDIVNWPASCTFDSSLTMVQGKSVKIVGWYDNEWGYSNRLVDLTVFVGGQL
- a CDS encoding phosphoglycerate kinase; amino-acid sequence: MKTIDELLAEGVKGKRVFVRADLNVPLAQGSITDDGRIRAVQPTIAKLAASGARVIVASHLGRPKGAPDPAFSLAPAAKRLGELLGADVAFATDTVGDSAKATVAALTDGQVAVIENLRFNPGETAKDDAERGAFADQLAELADVYVGDGFGAVHRKHASVFDLPARLPHAAGYLIATEVGVLKKLTDEVKRPYVVVLGGAKVSDKLAVIDQLLGKADRILIGGGMAYTFLKALGHEVGISLLQEDQIPKVTEYMERAKATGVELVLPVDVLVSKDFPDLKGKTPAVFETVDADGIPSDKEGLDIGPKTRELYASKITDAETVFWNGPVGVFEHPDYAGGTTAIAQALVDSNAFTVVGGGDSAAAVRTLGFDEKAFGHISTGGGASLEYLEGKTLPGLAALEG
- the tpiA gene encoding triose-phosphate isomerase, with protein sequence MTTRTPLMAGNWKMNLNHLEAIAHAQKLAFALADKDYDAVEVAVLPPFVDLRSVQTLVEGDKLKIKYGAQDISAHDSGAYTGEISGSMLSKLKCTYVAVGHSERRQYHGESDELCNAKVKAAYKHGLTPILCVGEGLDVRKAGQQVPYTLNQVDGGLKDIPAEQVESIVIAYEPVWAIGTGEVATPEDAQEVCGAIRGRLAELYSQELADKVRIQYGGSVKSGNIAAIMAQPDVDGALIGGAALDVDEFVKIVRFRDQ
- the secG gene encoding preprotein translocase subunit SecG — its product is MGFSIALIVFSGLLMLLVLMHKGKGGGLSDMFGGGMQSSVGGSSVAERNLDRITVVVGLLWFACILALGLMMKSSS